The following coding sequences are from one Ornithorhynchus anatinus isolate Pmale09 chromosome 11, mOrnAna1.pri.v4, whole genome shotgun sequence window:
- the LOC114815024 gene encoding 2',3'-cyclic-nucleotide 3'-phosphodiesterase isoform X1, with translation MSRGFSRRGQAFLPKLFFRKMASASGPPAELQFPFLQDEETAAVLRESKTLVVLRGLPGSGKSSLGRAILERYGDGARLVSADAYKITPGARGAFPEEYRRLDEELAGYCRRGVAVLVLDDTHHERERLEQLFDVADRYQYQVVLAEPRTAWRLDCNQLREKSQWALPVEELRKLKPALERDWLPLYFGWFLSKRSSESLRKAGQAFLDELSIHKAFRKELRHFVSGDEPKDKVDLAAYFVKRPPGVLHCTTKFCDYGRAAGADEYAQQDVVKQAYARAFSLTISALFVTPRTAGARVELSDRELPLWPADVDRLTPAEALPRGSRAHVTLGCAGGVEPVQTGIDLLELVRQEKVGPPAEEVGELGRGRLVAYGNGRWLLRLAKKMEVRAIFTGYYGRGQAVPTQGPRKGGAFRSCTVL, from the exons ATG AGCAGAGGCTTCTCCCGGAGGGGCCAGGCCTTCCTGCCCAAGCTCTTCTTCCGCAAGATGGCGTCGGCGTCGGGACCCCCGGCGGAGCTCCAGTTCCCGTTCCTGCAGGACGAGGAGACGGCGGCCGTGCTGCGCGAGTCCAAGACCCTCGTCGTGCTGCGGGGGCTGCCGGGCAGCGGCAAGTCGAGCCTGGGCCGGGCCATCCTGGAGCGCTACGGGGACGGCGCCCGCCTGGTGTCCGCCGACGCCTACAAGATCACGCCGGGGGCCCGCGGGGCCTTCCCCGAGGAGTACCGTCGCCTGGACGAGGAGCTGGCGGGCTACTGCCGGCGGGGCGTGGCCGTCCTCGTGCTGGATGACACCCACCACGAGCGCGAGCGGCTGGAGCAGCTCTTCGACGTGGCGGACCGGTACCAGTACCAGGTGGTGCTGGCCGAGCCGCGCACGGCCTGGCGCCTGGACTGCAACCAGCTCCGCGAGAAGAGCCAGTGGGCCCTGCCCGTGGAAGAGCTGCGCAAGCTCAAGCCGGCGCTGGAGCGGGACTGGCTGCCGCTCTACTTCGGCTGGTTCCTCAGCAAGAGGAGCTCCGAGAGCCTGCGCAAGGCCGGCCAGGCCTTCCTGGACGAGCTCAGTATCCACAAGGCTTTCCGCAAGGAGCTGCGCCACT tcgTGTCCGGCGACGAGCCCAAAGACAAGGTGGACCTGGCCGCTTATTTCGTCAAGCGTCCCCCCGGAGTCCTGCACTGCACCACCAAGTTCTGTGACTACggccgggccgcgggggccgACGAGTACGCGCAGCAGGAC gtGGTGAAGCAGGCCTACGCCAGGGCCTTCTCGCTGACCATCTCGGCCCTGTTCGTCACACCTCGCACCGCGGGGGCCCGCGTGGAGCTGAGCGACCGGGAGCTGCCGCTGTGGCCCGCCGACGTCGACAGGCTCACGCCGGCCGAGGCGCTGCCCCGGGGCAGCCGTGCCCACGTCACGCTGGGCTGCGCGGGCGGCGTGGAGCCGGTGCAGACGGGCATCGACCTGCTGGAGCTGGTGCGGCAGGAGAAGGTGGGGCCCCCAGCCgaggaggtgggggagctggGCCGCGGCCGCCTGGTCGCCTACGGCAACGGCCGCTGGCTGCTGCGCCTGGCCAAGAAGATGGAGGTGCGCGCTATCTTCACGGGCTACTACGGCCGGGGTCAGGCCGTGCCCACGCAGGGCCCCCGCAAGGGTGGGGCTTTCCGCTCCTGCACCGTCCTCTGA
- the LOC114815024 gene encoding 2',3'-cyclic-nucleotide 3'-phosphodiesterase isoform X2 — MMASASGPPAELQFPFLQDEETAAVLRESKTLVVLRGLPGSGKSSLGRAILERYGDGARLVSADAYKITPGARGAFPEEYRRLDEELAGYCRRGVAVLVLDDTHHERERLEQLFDVADRYQYQVVLAEPRTAWRLDCNQLREKSQWALPVEELRKLKPALERDWLPLYFGWFLSKRSSESLRKAGQAFLDELSIHKAFRKELRHFVSGDEPKDKVDLAAYFVKRPPGVLHCTTKFCDYGRAAGADEYAQQDVVKQAYARAFSLTISALFVTPRTAGARVELSDRELPLWPADVDRLTPAEALPRGSRAHVTLGCAGGVEPVQTGIDLLELVRQEKVGPPAEEVGELGRGRLVAYGNGRWLLRLAKKMEVRAIFTGYYGRGQAVPTQGPRKGGAFRSCTVL; from the exons ATG ATGGCGTCGGCGTCGGGACCCCCGGCGGAGCTCCAGTTCCCGTTCCTGCAGGACGAGGAGACGGCGGCCGTGCTGCGCGAGTCCAAGACCCTCGTCGTGCTGCGGGGGCTGCCGGGCAGCGGCAAGTCGAGCCTGGGCCGGGCCATCCTGGAGCGCTACGGGGACGGCGCCCGCCTGGTGTCCGCCGACGCCTACAAGATCACGCCGGGGGCCCGCGGGGCCTTCCCCGAGGAGTACCGTCGCCTGGACGAGGAGCTGGCGGGCTACTGCCGGCGGGGCGTGGCCGTCCTCGTGCTGGATGACACCCACCACGAGCGCGAGCGGCTGGAGCAGCTCTTCGACGTGGCGGACCGGTACCAGTACCAGGTGGTGCTGGCCGAGCCGCGCACGGCCTGGCGCCTGGACTGCAACCAGCTCCGCGAGAAGAGCCAGTGGGCCCTGCCCGTGGAAGAGCTGCGCAAGCTCAAGCCGGCGCTGGAGCGGGACTGGCTGCCGCTCTACTTCGGCTGGTTCCTCAGCAAGAGGAGCTCCGAGAGCCTGCGCAAGGCCGGCCAGGCCTTCCTGGACGAGCTCAGTATCCACAAGGCTTTCCGCAAGGAGCTGCGCCACT tcgTGTCCGGCGACGAGCCCAAAGACAAGGTGGACCTGGCCGCTTATTTCGTCAAGCGTCCCCCCGGAGTCCTGCACTGCACCACCAAGTTCTGTGACTACggccgggccgcgggggccgACGAGTACGCGCAGCAGGAC gtGGTGAAGCAGGCCTACGCCAGGGCCTTCTCGCTGACCATCTCGGCCCTGTTCGTCACACCTCGCACCGCGGGGGCCCGCGTGGAGCTGAGCGACCGGGAGCTGCCGCTGTGGCCCGCCGACGTCGACAGGCTCACGCCGGCCGAGGCGCTGCCCCGGGGCAGCCGTGCCCACGTCACGCTGGGCTGCGCGGGCGGCGTGGAGCCGGTGCAGACGGGCATCGACCTGCTGGAGCTGGTGCGGCAGGAGAAGGTGGGGCCCCCAGCCgaggaggtgggggagctggGCCGCGGCCGCCTGGTCGCCTACGGCAACGGCCGCTGGCTGCTGCGCCTGGCCAAGAAGATGGAGGTGCGCGCTATCTTCACGGGCTACTACGGCCGGGGTCAGGCCGTGCCCACGCAGGGCCCCCGCAAGGGTGGGGCTTTCCGCTCCTGCACCGTCCTCTGA
- the DNAJC7 gene encoding dnaJ homolog subfamily C member 7, with protein MAAAAGCDVVMAAAPPDPLGDEEARREAEAFKEQGNAFYANKDYHEAFNCYTRAIDMCPKNASYYGNRAATLMMLGRFREALGDAQQSVRLDDSFVRGHLREGKCHLSLGNAMAARRSFQKVLDLDPRNAQAQQELKNASAVLEYEKIADVDFEKRDFRKVVFCMDRALEFAPSCHRFKILKAECLALLGRYPEAQSVASDILRVDATNADALYVRGLCLYSEDCIEKAVQFFVQALRMAPDHEKACVACRNAKALKAKKDDGNRAFKDGDYKQAHELYTEALAIDPNNIKTNAKLYCNRATVNAKLRKLEDAIEDCTSAVRLDDSYIKAYLRRAQCYMDTEQFEEAVRDYERVCQTEKTKEHKQLLKGAQLELKKSKRKDYYRILGVDKNASDDDIKKAYRKRALMHHPDRHSGASAEVQKEEEKKFKEVGEAFTILSDPKKKTHYDSGQDLDEDSMNMGDFDANNIFKAFFGGPGGFSFEASGPGNFFFQFG; from the exons ATGGCGGCGGCCGCGGGCTGCGATGTGGTAATGGCGGCGGCCCCCCCGGACCCGCTCGGCGATGAGGAGGCCAGGAG GGAGGCGGAAGCTTTCAAGGAGCAGGGCAACGCGTTCTACGCCAACAAGGACTACCACGAGGCGTTCAACTGCTACACCCGAGCCATAG ACATGTGCCCGAAGAACGCCAGCTACTATGGCAACCGTGCAGCCACCCTGATGATGCTGGGTCGGTTCCGGGAGGCCCTGGGCGACGCCCAGCAGTCCGTGCGCCTGGATGACAGTTTCGTCCGG GGTCACCTACGAGAGGGCAAGTGCCACCTTTCCCTGGGCAATGCCATGGCTGCCCGCCGCTCCTTCCAGAAAGTCCTTGATCTGGATCCCAGGAACGCTCAGGCCCAGCAGGAG TTGAAGAACGCCAGCGCCGTCCTGGAGTACGAAAAGATCGCCGACGTGGACTTCGAGAAGCGGGACTTTCGCAAG GTCGTGTTCTGCATGGACCGGGCTCTGGAATTCGCTCCCTCCTGCCACCGCTTCAAAATCCTCAAGGCTGAGTGCTTAGCGCTCCTGGGGCGCTACCCCGAGGCCCAGTCCGTGGCCAG TGACATCCTACGGGTAGATGCGACGAACGCCGACGCGCTGTATGTGCGGGGGCTGTGCCTGTACTCGGAGGACTGCATCGAGAAGGCCGTGCAGTTCTTTGTGCAGGCCCTACGCATGGCTCCCGACCACGAGAAGGCCTGCGTGGCCTGCAGG AATGCCAAAGCTTTGAAAGCGAAGAAGGACGACGGGAACAGAGCCTTCAAGGATGGCGACTACAAGCAGGCGCATGAGCTGTACACAGAGGCCCTGGCCATCGACCCCAACAACATCAAAACCAACGCCAAGCTCTACTGCAACCGGGCCACCGTGAATGCCAAG CTCAGGAAACTGGAAGATGCCATCGAGGACTGCACCAGCGCCGTGAGACTGGACGACTCCTACATCAAAGCCTACCTGCGCCGGGCTCAGTG TTATATGGACACGGAGCAGTTCGAGGAGGCCGTGCGCGACTACGAGAGGGTTTGCCAGACGGAGAAAACAAAAG AGCACAAGCAGTTGCTCAAAGGTGCACAGCTGGAGCTGAAGAAGAGTAAGCGGAAAGATTACTACCGGATCCTGGGCGTAGACAAGAACGCCTCCGATGACGACATCAAGAAAGCCTACCGGAAACGGGCGCTCATGCACCATCCAG ACCGGCACAGCGGGGCTAGCGCTGaagtgcagaaggaagaggaaaagaagttcAAGGAGGTCGGGGAGGCCTTCACCATCCTGTCCGATCCCAAGAAAAAAACCCACTATGACAGCGGGCAGGACTTGGATGAGGACAGCATGAACATGGGCG ATTTCGACGCCAACAATATCTTCAAGGCTTTCTTCGGGGGGCCTGGGGGGTTCAGCTTTGAAG CCTCCGGCCCAGGaaacttctttttccagtttggctaA
- the NKIRAS2 gene encoding NF-kappa-B inhibitor-interacting Ras-like protein 2 isoform X1 produces MMIMMMMGRGRHGEELQGGRVRPGGRGQDLHPGTAALRQPRGWSEMMETQEDIYVGSIETERGVREQVRFYDTRGLREGTDLPRHCFSCTDGFVLVYSTDSRESFQRVEMLKREIDRAKDKKEVTIVVLGNKCDLQEQRRVDPDAAQQWAKTEKVKLWEVSVSDRRSLLEPFVYLVSKMTQPQSKSAFPLSRKNKGSGSTDA; encoded by the exons atgatgataatgatgatgatg GGCCGGGGCCGGCATGGGGAAGAGCTGCAAGGTGGTCGTGTGCGGCCAGGCGGCCGTGGGCAAGACCTCCATCCTGGAACAGCTGCTCTACGGCAACCACGTGGTTG GTCGGAGATGATGGAGACGCAGGAGGACATCTACGTGGGGTCCATCGAGACGGAGCGGGGGGTGAGGGAGCAAGTGCGGTTCTACGACACGCGGGGGCTGCGCGAGGGCACGGACCTCCCCCGCCACTGTTTCTCCTGCACCGACGGCTTCGTGCTGGTCTACAGCACCGACAGCCGCGAGTCCTTCCAGCGCGTCGAGATGCTCAAGAGGGAGATCGACAGGGCCAAGGACAAGAAGGAG GTGACCATCGTCGTGCTGGGGAACAAGTGTGACCTGCAGGAGCAGCGGCGGGTGGACCCGGACGCGGCCCAGCAGTGGGCCAAGACGGAGAAAGTCAAGCTGTGGGAGGTGTCGGTGAGCGACCGGCGCAGCCTGCTGGAGCCCTTCGTCTACCTGGTCAGCAAGATGACCCAGCCGCAGAGCAAGTCCGCCTTCCCGCTCAGCCGCAAGAACAAGGGCAGCGGCTCCACGGACGCCTga
- the NKIRAS2 gene encoding NF-kappa-B inhibitor-interacting Ras-like protein 2 isoform X2 has protein sequence MGKSCKVVVCGQAAVGKTSILEQLLYGNHVVGSEMMETQEDIYVGSIETERGVREQVRFYDTRGLREGTDLPRHCFSCTDGFVLVYSTDSRESFQRVEMLKREIDRAKDKKEVTIVVLGNKCDLQEQRRVDPDAAQQWAKTEKVKLWEVSVSDRRSLLEPFVYLVSKMTQPQSKSAFPLSRKNKGSGSTDA, from the exons ATGGGGAAGAGCTGCAAGGTGGTCGTGTGCGGCCAGGCGGCCGTGGGCAAGACCTCCATCCTGGAACAGCTGCTCTACGGCAACCACGTGGTTG GGTCGGAGATGATGGAGACGCAGGAGGACATCTACGTGGGGTCCATCGAGACGGAGCGGGGGGTGAGGGAGCAAGTGCGGTTCTACGACACGCGGGGGCTGCGCGAGGGCACGGACCTCCCCCGCCACTGTTTCTCCTGCACCGACGGCTTCGTGCTGGTCTACAGCACCGACAGCCGCGAGTCCTTCCAGCGCGTCGAGATGCTCAAGAGGGAGATCGACAGGGCCAAGGACAAGAAGGAG GTGACCATCGTCGTGCTGGGGAACAAGTGTGACCTGCAGGAGCAGCGGCGGGTGGACCCGGACGCGGCCCAGCAGTGGGCCAAGACGGAGAAAGTCAAGCTGTGGGAGGTGTCGGTGAGCGACCGGCGCAGCCTGCTGGAGCCCTTCGTCTACCTGGTCAGCAAGATGACCCAGCCGCAGAGCAAGTCCGCCTTCCCGCTCAGCCGCAAGAACAAGGGCAGCGGCTCCACGGACGCCTga
- the NKIRAS2 gene encoding NF-kappa-B inhibitor-interacting Ras-like protein 2 isoform X3 — MMETQEDIYVGSIETERGVREQVRFYDTRGLREGTDLPRHCFSCTDGFVLVYSTDSRESFQRVEMLKREIDRAKDKKEVTIVVLGNKCDLQEQRRVDPDAAQQWAKTEKVKLWEVSVSDRRSLLEPFVYLVSKMTQPQSKSAFPLSRKNKGSGSTDA, encoded by the exons ATGATGGAGACGCAGGAGGACATCTACGTGGGGTCCATCGAGACGGAGCGGGGGGTGAGGGAGCAAGTGCGGTTCTACGACACGCGGGGGCTGCGCGAGGGCACGGACCTCCCCCGCCACTGTTTCTCCTGCACCGACGGCTTCGTGCTGGTCTACAGCACCGACAGCCGCGAGTCCTTCCAGCGCGTCGAGATGCTCAAGAGGGAGATCGACAGGGCCAAGGACAAGAAGGAG GTGACCATCGTCGTGCTGGGGAACAAGTGTGACCTGCAGGAGCAGCGGCGGGTGGACCCGGACGCGGCCCAGCAGTGGGCCAAGACGGAGAAAGTCAAGCTGTGGGAGGTGTCGGTGAGCGACCGGCGCAGCCTGCTGGAGCCCTTCGTCTACCTGGTCAGCAAGATGACCCAGCCGCAGAGCAAGTCCGCCTTCCCGCTCAGCCGCAAGAACAAGGGCAGCGGCTCCACGGACGCCTga
- the LOC100077714 gene encoding zinc finger protein 385C, whose protein sequence is PPGPAGAPSPLLAPLPLATRPLQPPLDLKHFLTFHLSGASALGLFPNFHTMDPVQKAVISHTFGAPSPLKKKLFISCNICHLQFNSANQAEAHYKGHKHARKLKAVEAARKKQKAPVPTWRSERGQPTTLPAAVPPGEQAPSPAPAGVPCPAAQLPVVPAPTLGEPPGPCAPLGSPQSTFRSDDASSSASSLGSGPEANGVEAGASVAPALASGQEAEGVRAQLYCPTCKVTVNSASQLRAHTTGAKHRWMAEGQHGPPRRGRGKLLPQAKPGGTTGSTHGLARVKVKAKAKVFHCPICQVHVNSETQLQQHMSSRKHRDHLVGEPPRVTFSPYGRLQREPPASGLQSKLALQKQLTKALASRFLPGPLPAAAATPTLCGLPGPLALSSAPTAAIFPGSLLAPALFRPPMAVGRTSPGTLVFTPY, encoded by the exons cccccaggccccgctggagcccccagccccctgctggCCCCCCTGCCACTGGCCACCCGACCCCTGCAGCCCCCGCTGGACCTCAAGCACTTTCTGACCTTCCACCTGAGCGGGGCCAGCGCTCTGGGCTTGTTCCCCAACTTCCACACG ATGGACCCGGTCCAGAAAGCCGTGATCAGCCACACCTTCGGGGCCCCTTCCCCCCTGAAGAAGAAGCTTTTCATCTCCTGTAATATCTGCCACCTGCAGTTCAACTCAGCG AACCAGGCTGAGGCCCATTACAAGGGCCACAAACACGCCCGCAAGCTCAAGGCCGTCGAAGCTGCCAGGAAGAAGCAGAAGGCACCGGTCCCCACTTGGCGGTCAGAACGAGGCCAGCCCACCACCCTGCCTGCTGCGGTGCCCCCTGGGGAGCAGG CTCCATCTCCTGCCCCCGCAGGGGTCCCGTGCCCTGCAGCCCAGCTGCCCGTAGTCCCAGCACCCACCCTGGGGGAGCCTCCTGGTCCTTGTGCACCCCTGGGCTCCCCGCAGTCCACCTTCCGTTCCGACgacgcctcctcctctgcctcctcgctgGGGTCGGGGCCCGAGGCCAATGGAGTGGAAGCGGGGGCCAGCGTGGCGCCCGCCCTGGCCAGCGGGCAGGAGGCTGAGGGGGTCCGGGCGCAGCTCTACTGCCCCACGTGCAAGGTGACAGTCAACTCTGCCTCGCAGCTCCGAGCACACACCACAG gGGCCAAGCACCGGTGGATGGCAGAGGGTCAACACGGTCCCCCTCGCCGCGGCCGTGGTAAGCTGCTGCCCCAGGCCAAGCCAGGCGGGACCACGGGCAGCACTCACGGCCTGGCCAGGGTCAAagtcaaggccaaggccaaggtcttCCACTGCCCTATTTGCCAGGTCCACGTCAACTCGGAAACGCAGCTCCAGCAG CACATGAGCAGCCGGAAGCATCGAGACCACCTGGTGGGGGAGCCCCCCAGAGTCACATTCAGCCCCTACGGCCGGCTTCAGCGAGAGCCCCCGGCTTCCGGCCTCCAG TCTAAGCTGGCCCTGCAGAAGCAGCTGACCAAGGCCCTGGCCTCACGCTTCCTGCCCGGCCCCCTACCTGCAGCGGCCGCCACTCCCACTCTCTGTGGGCTGCCAGGACCCCTGGCGCTCAGCTCCGCCCCTACGGCCGCCATCTTCCCGGGCTCATTGTTGGCACCAGCCCTGTTCCGCCCCCCCATGGCTGTTGGCCGCACCAGCCCGGGGACACTGGTCTTCACCCCCTActga
- the C11H17orf113 gene encoding transmembrane protein C17orf113 homolog — MVPPGKKPAGEASNSNKKCKRYFNEHWKEEFAWLEFDYARKLMFCGECRQALVRNKHGKAENAFTVGTDNFQRHALLRHVTSGAHRQALAVNREQPACDAPGGRLDPPAAPAAPAAIKVEVNPAKVAVLTTVYWMAKEEIPDDRCLSLLEFQKFNLCQALLDSEQGDSYHPGSVREMQEAIVKVLHDEDRHRLRASPFVGLVVDETVDILEHRTLVLFTCTVSPCDGQTAVTYLGSFELQPGEVTAAMAADRLVEVLRAFRVPPSKVAWLSSDGSALTAARLTGVGPRLRAACPLLTELHCLPPRGALPPGPGDAIRRYETTVDAVYRLYAGAQGDGRCPPELRAVLERAEVEPDGEVPWTSVFPAVRAVDAAWPGLVLWLEGAAGASAVAPALGAELKQFCFVAFTKVLLDALDALRKLGRLFQRDGPDLGQVKPAVVATVAALQAQKAAGGPHFQGFLQEVSRRPAAGVTGGGGGSGGGGAGEGRFFYKGVELAGCSRAQLKSFERLRETYLEGTRGRLLDRFPASALDAVDSLAAVFSPERYPRALEELGGYGEGALRALLATYAPAVVSERALSDFPLFKRVVHSLGPLSLRELCSTLARARSEMHELFPDFAALAALALAAPAGTALALKVGRSRALQRRWRGRQQQQQQQRRREGPGPALKIAVDGPAAPDFDFGLAVEYFEGARGGGSGRGK, encoded by the exons ATGGTCCCTCCGGGGAAGAAGCCAGCCGGGGAGGCATCGAACTCGAACAAGAAGTGCAAGCGCTACTTCAACGAGCACTGGAAGGAGGAGTTCGCCTGGCTGGAGTTCGACTACGCTCGCAAGCTCATGTTCTGCGGCGAGTGCCGGCAGGCCCTGGTCCGCAACAAGCACGGCAAGGCCGAGAACGCTTTCACCGTGGGCACCGACAACTTCCAGCGCCACGCCCTGCTCCGCCACGTCACGTCGGGAGCCCACCGCCAGGCCCTGGCTGTGAACCGCGAGCAGCCCGCCTGCGACGCCCCCGGGGGCCGCCTggaccctcccgccgcccccgccgcccccgccgccatcaAGGTGGAGGTGAACCCGGCCAAGGTGGCCGTGCTGACCACGGTCTACTGGATGGCCAAAGAGGAGATCCCGGATGACCGGTGCCTGTCGCTGCTCGAGTTCCAGAAGTTCAacctgtgccaggccctgctggACTCCGAGCAAGGCGACTCCTACCACCCGGGCAGCGTCAGAGAGATGCAG GAGGCCATCGTGAAGGTCCTGCATGACGAGGACCGCCACCGGCTGCGGGCGTCACCCTTCGTCGGCCTAGTGGTGGATGAGACGGTGGACATCCTGGAGCACCGGACGCTGGTCCTGTTCACCTGCACGGTGTCGCCCTGCGACGGGCAGACGGCCGTCACTTACCTGGGCAGCTTTGAGCTCCAGCCGGGGGAGGTGACGGCGGCCATGGCCGCGGACCGCTTGGTCGAGGTCCTGCGGGCCTTCCGGGTGCCTCCGTCCAAGGTGGCCTGGCTGAGCTCGGACGGCTCGGCCCTCACGGCCGCCCGGCTGACCGGCGTGGGCCCCCGTCTGCGGGCCGCCTGCCCCCTGTTGACCGAGCTGCACTGCCTCCCGCCCCGTGGGGCTCTGCCCCCCGGTCCGGGGGATGCCATCCGACGCTACGAGACCACGGTGGACGCCGTCTACCGCCTCTACGCCGGGGCCCAGGGGGACGGTCGGTGCCCTCCAGAGCTGCGGGCCGTGCTGGAGCGGGCCGAGGTGGAGCCGGACGGGGAGGTGCCCTGGACGTCCGTGTTCCCCGCCGTCCGGGCCGTGGATGCCGCCTGGCCCGGCTTGGTCCTGTGGCTCGAGGGCGCGGCGGGGGCCTCGGCCGTGGCGCCCGCCCTGGGCGCTGAGCTGAAGCAGTTCTGCTTCGTGGCCTTCACCAAGGTCCTGCTGGACGCCCTTGATGCTCTGCGGAAGCTGGGCCGCCTGTTCCAGCGAGACGGGCCCGACCTGGGCCAGGTCAAGCCGGCCGTGGTGGCCACGGTGGCCGCGCTGCAGGCCCAGAAGGCCGCCGGGGGCCCCCACTTCCAGGGgttcctgcaggaggtgagccgGCGGCCGGCAGCAGGGGTGACCGGAGGAGGCGGGggcagtggtggggggggggcaggtgaaGGCCGTTTCTTCTACAAGGGTGTGGAGCTGGCCGGATGCTCACGGGCCCAGCTGAAGAGCTTCGAGCGCCTGCGCGAGACGTACCTGGAAGGAACCCGCGGCCGCCTGCTGGACCGCTTCCCCGCCTCTGCGCTGGACGCCGTGGACTCGCTGGCCGCCGTCTTCAGCCCCGAGCGCTACCCGCGGGCGCTGGAGGAGCTCGGCGGCTATGGGGAGGGCGCCCTGAGGGCCTTGCTGGCCACCTATGCCCCTGCAGTGGTCAGCGAGCGGGCGCTGAGCGACTTCCCCCTCTTCAAGCGGGTGGTGCACAGCCTGGGGCCGCTCAGCCTGAGGGAGCTGTGCTCCACACTGGCCCGCGCCCGCTCCGAGATGCATGAGCTCTTCCCCGACTTCGCCGCCCTGGCCGCGCTGGCCCTGGCCGCTCCCGCCGGCACCGCGCTGGCCCTCAAGgtggggcggagccgggccctGCAGAGGCGttggagggggaggcagcaacagcagcagcagcagcggcggagagagggccccgggccggccctcAAGATCGCCGTGgacggccccgcggcccccgacTTCGACTTCGGGCTGGCGGTCGAGTACTttgagggggcgcgggggggcggcAGCGGCCGGGGCAAGTGA